The Mucilaginibacter terrae region TTTGAGATACGTATGCTCGATAAAAGCGGAACTGGCGATCTGCAAAAGACCGCCGTGGTATCTAACGATTTCATCAAAGCGCTGAACGATTCGAAAGAGATCGACAATGCCTTCTCCAGTTTCGACCCTAACTTCCCGCAGTATTTAATTACGGTCGATCAGCCCATGGCTGCCAAAAAAGGCATCACCATTGATAAGGCCATGAGTACGCTGCAAACCCTGATGGGTAGCTACTATGCATCAAACTTTATCCGTTTTGGGCAAATGTATAAGGTAATGGTGCAGGCTTCGCCGGAGTACAGGTCGAAACCCGAAGATGTGCTGAAACTGTACGTAAAAAACGATAAAGGCGAAATGGTGCCGTTCTCAACCTTCATTAAAATGGAGCGTGTTTACGGGCCGGAGCAACTAACGCGCTACAACATGTACACCTCGGCCATGGTTACGGGTGATGCCGCACCGGGTTATAGTAGTGGCGATGCCATTGCTGCCATCAACCGCATAGCCAAAGAGAAACTACCAAAAGGATACTCATTCGAGTGGTCGGGTATGACGCGTGAGCAAATACTCTCAGGCGACCAGGCCATCTACATTTTTATTATTTGTTTAGTGTTTGTTTACCTGCTACTGGCAGCACAGTACGAAAGTTTGCTGCTACCTTTAGCGGTAATTTTATCGCTGCCTACGGGTATTTTAGGCGCATTCTTCTTCCTCAAAATTACCGGGCTCGAAAACAATATTTACGCGCAGGTAGCCTTGGTAATGCTTATTGGCTTGCTGGGTAAAAACGCAATTTTGATTGTTGAATTTGCCGTACAGCGCGAGCGCGAAGGTGCAACCGTGTTGCAGGCAGCTATTGAAGGTGCGGTATCGCGTTTACGCCCCATCCTCATGACCTCGTTTGCGTTTATTGCCGGCTTAATTCCTTTGTGTATTGCCAGCGGTGCAGGTGCTATGGGCAACCGTTCTATTGGTACGGCAGCTGCCGGTGGTATGCTCATCGGTACTATTTTCGGGCTGATATTGATTCCCGGGCTGTATGTGATATTCTCGAGCCTGTCAAAATCAAAAAAGAAAGAGGAGCCAGCCGTAGTGCTTGAGCCGGAGTTAAACAGCACTTATCATTAATTTAAAGTTTCACAATGTCCAGATATAAGTTTTATTCATTTATAGGCGTGCTTGCATGTGCTTTAACGGCATGCAGCAGCCTTAAAACGGTTGATATATCGCTACCTGATGAAATGCCGGGCAGCTATGCAGGCTCAACCGATACTACCAGTGTAGCCATGGTGCCGGTATCAAAGTTTTTCCCCGATACCTACCTGCTTAATCTCATTGATACTGCCTTTAGCGCAAACCCTGATATACTGGCATCTTTGCAACGTATTGAGGCCGCCAATGCCAACCTTAAGTATAACGGCCTGTTATGGGCGCCAACGCTCAACTTAAATGCCCGGGCAGGTGTTGAAAGGTATGGCGAGTATACCATGAACGGTGTGGGTAACTATGACACCAATTTATCACAAAATATTAGCGGGAATCAAAGGATACCCAACCCAACGCCCGATTACTTCCTGGGTTTTCAAAGCTCATGGGAACTTGACCTTTGGGGTAAATTAAAGAACCGGAAGAAGGCCGCCTTCAACCGCTTTTTGGCCAGCCAAAGCGGGTACAAAATGGTAACCACCTCGCTCACCTCGCAAATAGCTACGGCGTACTACCAGCTTTTGGCTTTAGATAACGAGTTGCGCGTGATCCGCAAAAATATCGACCTGCAAAATAATGCGCTCGAAATTGTTAAGGTGCAAAAACTGGGCGGCCGCGCTACCGAACTGGCCGTACAGCAGTTTTTAGCCCAGCTGAAGCGTACCCAAGGTATGGAAGCCATGGTAAAGCAACAAATTACCGAAACCGAAAATCAGCTTAACTTTTTAAGCGGTAAATTTTCTAAAAGTATTCCGCGCGATACATCTATCAATACCCTTAAACTGCCTACGGTGCTTAAAGCCGGGGTACCATCGCAATTACTATTGAACCGCCCCGATATTCAGCAGGCCGATTTTGAACTAAAAGCCATGAATGCCGATATTAAAGCGGTACATGCTGCATTCTTTCCGCAGCTAACGCTGTCGCCATATGTTGGGTTTAATGCATTTCGTACATCGGTGTTGTTTAATCCCGGCTCAATAGCCTATGGTATTTTAGGGGGTGTAACCGGGCCAATATTTAACCGCAAACAAATTAAAGCCGATTATGAGCGTACCCAGGCCGAGGGCAAACAAGCCCTATACAGCTATCAAAAAACCGTTTTAAACAGTTACCAGGAAGTACTGAACAGCCTTAAAAGTATTGAAAATTATACCACGGCCTATCGCAATAAGCAGCAGGAGGTGCAGGCGTTAACTAACGCAGTATCGGTGGCTAATGATTTATACTT contains the following coding sequences:
- a CDS encoding TolC family protein, yielding MSRYKFYSFIGVLACALTACSSLKTVDISLPDEMPGSYAGSTDTTSVAMVPVSKFFPDTYLLNLIDTAFSANPDILASLQRIEAANANLKYNGLLWAPTLNLNARAGVERYGEYTMNGVGNYDTNLSQNISGNQRIPNPTPDYFLGFQSSWELDLWGKLKNRKKAAFNRFLASQSGYKMVTTSLTSQIATAYYQLLALDNELRVIRKNIDLQNNALEIVKVQKLGGRATELAVQQFLAQLKRTQGMEAMVKQQITETENQLNFLSGKFSKSIPRDTSINTLKLPTVLKAGVPSQLLLNRPDIQQADFELKAMNADIKAVHAAFFPQLTLSPYVGFNAFRTSVLFNPGSIAYGILGGVTGPIFNRKQIKADYERTQAEGKQALYSYQKTVLNSYQEVLNSLKSIENYTTAYRNKQQEVQALTNAVSVANDLYLVGRANYLEVITAQRNVLDAELELAHTKKNIFIGAVNLYRSVGGGWKR